In Spirosoma aureum, a single genomic region encodes these proteins:
- a CDS encoding CocE/NonD family hydrolase: MKHITHQLINNSPKTLDIALCLLLSLLAHQLVAQTPAGVNKADSAYVRENYTKLERMVPMRDGVKLFTSIYVPKNTDQKYPIMLDRTPYSVAPYGEDKYKTSLGPSMLFARDGYIIVYQDVRGRYMSEGDFVSVRPYIPNKKKKTDVDEISDTYDTIDWLIKNIPNNNGRVGTWGISAPGFYTTTTLIDAHPALKAASPQAPVTDWFMGDDRHHNGAFFLMGTFAFLSSYGQPRPVPTPKNSPGFSAYGTPNSYEFYMNMGPIKNANERIFKGTNAIWNEMMDHDTYDEFWQARNPIPHLKNIKPAVMTVGGWFDQEDLYGPLKVYAGIERNNPKSPNSLVMGPWIHGGWSRSTGETLGNIRFGDKTSVFYRETIEFPFFGHYLKDKADPQLPKAYIFDTGSNQWKKYDQWPPKTAQEKKLYFHPNGKLSFDAPPNSQNTFDEYVSDPKKPVPYTAEIRPIRGSDFMYEDQRFAATRPDVVVYESDTLTEDVTIAGNVLADLFVSTTGTDADFVVKLIDVYPNNAPNNSPITTTKMGGFQLLVRGEVMRAKFRNSFSKPEAMKPGEVTEVKFDMQDAAHTFKKGHKLMIQVQSSWFPLVDRNPQTFVNIYKATEADFQKATHRVYFSLQQPSSVTVSVLKDPN, encoded by the coding sequence ATGAAGCACATTACTCATCAACTGATCAATAATAGCCCAAAGACACTCGACATCGCCCTGTGCCTTTTGCTGTCTCTGCTGGCGCACCAACTAGTTGCCCAGACTCCAGCGGGAGTCAATAAAGCAGATTCGGCTTATGTCCGGGAAAACTATACGAAGCTGGAACGCATGGTTCCTATGCGAGACGGTGTAAAGCTTTTCACGTCGATTTATGTACCTAAAAACACAGACCAGAAGTATCCAATCATGCTCGACCGCACGCCCTACAGCGTAGCGCCCTATGGTGAGGATAAATACAAAACGTCGCTGGGACCGTCCATGCTCTTTGCCCGAGATGGCTATATCATTGTCTATCAGGACGTACGCGGGCGCTATATGTCAGAAGGCGACTTTGTATCGGTACGGCCTTACATTCCGAACAAGAAAAAGAAAACAGACGTTGACGAAATTTCTGATACGTACGACACCATCGATTGGTTAATCAAAAACATTCCGAACAACAACGGGCGGGTGGGTACCTGGGGCATATCGGCACCGGGCTTTTACACGACAACAACTCTTATCGACGCACACCCTGCCCTGAAAGCGGCTTCGCCACAGGCCCCGGTAACCGACTGGTTTATGGGCGACGATCGACACCATAATGGCGCGTTCTTTTTAATGGGCACTTTCGCTTTCCTGTCCTCTTATGGGCAGCCGCGGCCTGTACCCACCCCGAAGAACAGCCCTGGCTTTTCGGCTTACGGCACCCCAAACTCCTATGAATTTTACATGAACATGGGGCCCATCAAGAACGCGAATGAGCGCATTTTCAAGGGTACTAATGCGATCTGGAATGAGATGATGGATCACGACACCTACGATGAATTCTGGCAGGCCCGAAACCCCATACCCCATCTCAAGAACATCAAACCGGCTGTAATGACCGTTGGGGGCTGGTTCGATCAGGAGGATTTATATGGTCCGCTTAAAGTATATGCTGGCATTGAACGAAACAATCCGAAATCCCCTAACTCATTGGTCATGGGCCCCTGGATTCACGGAGGCTGGTCGCGGTCGACGGGGGAAACACTGGGCAATATCCGCTTTGGCGACAAAACATCTGTGTTTTATCGGGAAACCATTGAATTTCCTTTTTTCGGGCACTATCTGAAAGACAAAGCCGATCCACAGCTCCCGAAGGCTTATATTTTTGACACGGGTTCAAATCAATGGAAAAAGTACGACCAATGGCCTCCCAAAACGGCTCAGGAGAAAAAGCTTTATTTCCATCCAAATGGAAAGCTTTCGTTTGATGCTCCCCCAAATAGCCAAAACACGTTTGACGAGTACGTCAGTGATCCTAAAAAACCGGTTCCTTATACAGCCGAAATCCGGCCGATTCGTGGCAGCGATTTTATGTATGAAGACCAACGTTTTGCCGCCACACGTCCCGATGTTGTCGTATATGAATCAGATACATTAACCGAAGATGTGACTATAGCCGGGAATGTACTAGCTGATCTGTTCGTCTCTACTACGGGTACCGATGCCGATTTCGTTGTTAAGCTGATTGATGTATATCCGAACAATGCGCCCAACAATAGCCCTATTACCACGACAAAAATGGGTGGTTTTCAACTGCTTGTACGGGGCGAGGTGATGCGGGCCAAGTTTCGGAACAGCTTTTCAAAGCCCGAAGCGATGAAGCCAGGTGAGGTTACAGAAGTTAAATTCGATATGCAGGATGCTGCTCATACCTTTAAAAAAGGCCATAAGCTGATGATACAGGTCCAAAGCTCGTGGTTTCCGCTGGTTGATCGCAACCCTCAAACGTTTGTGAATATTTACAAGGCAACTGAAG
- a CDS encoding SdrD B-like domain-containing protein yields MSNFTLFIHQTQAGPLAGRPLPAATTGCSQRGGFKSVSIPARIGRTISWAFGLIFMLSQTAQAQTITGTVFRDFNGNGTFESAPASGTYTYGEPGVGGITVTGYPASGAPVSTTTSATGQYTLTGLAGAVRVEFTNLGTHTYDSFRGAGSATSVQFVVAPTTNVNFGINDPDDYWNSSGQPIPQFVIPCYINGSRTDPTGSTLPAIAQFGNDQNGFSITEEVVSPVASVGSVWGVGYQRARNRYFFSTILKRHSALGPKGMGGIYMADAIGSDYGITGSFTLQGVTPSNGGAVIDLGSVDRSGTTTVEDNFQASAPGSPNRDLDAYGKVGRAGYGDTDIDNTTQLLYTVNLNQRTLITVDVSGGTAVLNNASAATLGPLTKVYNILSLPGLPTAVNGQLRPWGLKIHQGRGYLGVVSDASTATEQSAIPHFPDLKAYVLSFDLNNIAAGLRTDLTLNMSYRDSTKISGIRWRAWPLVPPLSRPPQTFCQPVLSGIDFDPSTGDMNISFMDRFGHQVGRDNYAPVSGSSILQRFWGNAFGDVIHACYNESTGGWELEGFNSCPVNFTSNANQRLHIPTSISGKGEFFDDRSADFEPENGMGAIATIPGTGRMVSVHTDVIPSSSDFTDSDAINHIDSGGLLWYNLVDPDRGSWSQFATIYNSTSDLGTIGKANGLGDLEANLAPAPIQIGNRVWLDANNNGVQDPGELPLAGVTVTLKGPGLPVGGSTVTTNSLGEYYFSSGSGTPATGFAYNLTGLTGEGSYSLTFPTSVSTGTLSLSPKTNAATGTNADNIDTDPTAAGLVTFVLGQSGQNNFSFDAGFIPCSVSLTATPSACNTATNQYSVSGLVSLVSPVAGLLTITDGVVSSTVAVTTSTTAVSYTLTGLLSNASSHTVTASLAGCSSDSVTYTAPASCTIAPVCSITAVATPGLCATATNAYSATAVVRLTNPTPGVLTVTNGAQSLTFATTAVSSATFTATFNGLVSDGQSHTVTASLPGCSTTTATYTAPASCTLAPVCSITAVATPGLCATATNAYSATAVVTLINPTPGVLTVTNGAQSLTTTIASGLDSFSFTAVFNGLISDGQSHTVTTSLPGCSTTTATYTAPASCTIAPVCSITAVATPGLCATATNAYSATAVVRLTNPTPGVLTVTNGAQSLTFATTAVSSATFTAVFNGLISDGQSHTVTTSLPGCSTTTATYTAPASCTIAPVCSITAVATPGLCATATNAYSATAVVRLTNPTPGVLTVTNGAQSLTFATTAVSSATFTAVFNGLISDGQSHTVTTSLPGCSTTTATYTAPASCTIAPVCSITAVATPGLCATATNAYSATALVTLTNLTPGVLTVTNGAQSLTFATTAVSSATFTAVFNGLVSDGQSHTVTASLPGCSTTTATYTAPASCTLAPVCSITAVATPGLCATATNAYSATALVTLTNLTPGVLTVTNGAQSLTFVTTAVSSATFTAVFNGLVSDGQSQTVTASLPGCSTTTATYTAPASCTIAPPCSITAVATPGLCATATNAYSATALVTLTNLTPGVLTVTNGAQSLTFATTAVSSATFTAVFNGLVSDGQSQTVTASLPGCSTTTATYTAPASCTIAPVCSITAVATPGLCATATNAYSATALVTLINPTPGVLTVTNGAQSLTFVTTAVSSATFTATFNGLVSDGQSHTLTASLPGCSTTTTYTAPESCSLTPTAGLGDFVWSDTNKDGIQDAGESGMPGVVATLFINGVSSGTTLTNATGFYSFTGLTPGSSLSYSVGFTAPNGYTATLANVGDDTKDSDADLITGKTQAITLTAGEFNPTLDAGFVTAQAGLGDFVWSDTNKNGSQDAGEAPIPNVVATLFINGVSSATTLTNATGFYSFTGLTPGSSLSYSVGFTAPNGYTATVQNLGSDDTKDSDANPATGRTQAITLTAGEFNPTLDAGFYATSPELRVDKRVDKLKASVGDVLSFSVVLSNIGSVAATNVLVSDSASTGLSYVLNSATVPVGTTFTQGTPTSLWTVASLNPGQSLTLTFQAKADTSGILRNRAVIPGDTATVCTTIPVKVCAGETYTFRLTAPAGRSIYQWFKDGILIQGQTTNVLNVTTPGSFSLSTDNTVGSCTDFSCCPFIVEEDPSPAFQALATPVTCIKGVAQANGQINLSGFNSTHTYQYSAGSSFNSAASLSGTPKVIPVDGLIVNNLPNPVSDAFYTVRVYNTAGCFADVTVALRPTVCDCPTQSCTPLIISRTKKAKRIGE; encoded by the coding sequence ATGTCAAATTTTACTCTATTCATTCACCAGACGCAAGCGGGTCCGTTGGCGGGCCGCCCTTTACCGGCGGCCACGACAGGCTGCTCTCAGCGGGGAGGCTTCAAAAGCGTCTCGATACCCGCCAGAATCGGGCGAACCATCAGCTGGGCTTTCGGACTGATTTTTATGCTCAGCCAGACTGCCCAGGCCCAGACCATTACAGGGACCGTTTTCCGGGACTTCAATGGCAATGGAACCTTTGAAAGCGCTCCCGCTTCGGGCACCTACACCTATGGCGAACCCGGTGTGGGTGGTATCACCGTAACGGGCTATCCAGCCTCCGGAGCACCGGTTTCCACCACCACCTCTGCTACCGGCCAATACACCTTAACTGGCCTGGCAGGAGCCGTACGGGTCGAATTCACCAACCTGGGAACCCATACCTATGATTCCTTCCGGGGAGCGGGGTCGGCGACCTCAGTACAGTTTGTGGTAGCACCCACCACCAATGTCAATTTCGGCATCAATGACCCCGATGATTACTGGAACTCATCAGGCCAACCTATTCCTCAATTCGTGATTCCCTGCTATATCAATGGCAGTCGGACTGACCCTACCGGCTCGACCTTACCCGCCATTGCCCAGTTTGGCAATGATCAAAATGGATTTTCCATTACCGAAGAGGTAGTTTCTCCCGTTGCCTCGGTGGGTAGTGTTTGGGGGGTGGGTTATCAGCGTGCCAGGAACCGCTATTTCTTTTCGACCATTCTAAAACGGCACTCCGCTTTAGGGCCTAAGGGCATGGGCGGCATTTACATGGCCGATGCCATTGGTAGTGATTATGGCATTACGGGTAGTTTTACCCTGCAGGGAGTCACTCCTTCCAATGGGGGAGCAGTGATTGATCTGGGTAGCGTCGACCGAAGTGGTACTACCACTGTTGAAGATAATTTTCAGGCATCGGCCCCGGGTTCACCAAACCGGGATCTGGATGCCTATGGTAAAGTAGGCAGGGCGGGTTATGGGGATACGGATATCGACAACACCACCCAGCTGTTGTACACGGTCAACCTTAATCAGCGGACGTTGATCACTGTCGATGTCTCCGGGGGCACGGCAGTGTTAAACAACGCTTCAGCGGCTACACTAGGACCGCTGACCAAAGTCTACAATATTCTTTCGCTACCGGGCCTGCCCACGGCTGTCAATGGGCAGCTTAGACCCTGGGGTTTAAAAATCCATCAAGGAAGAGGGTATCTGGGGGTGGTCAGTGATGCCAGTACGGCTACCGAGCAAAGCGCCATTCCGCACTTTCCTGACCTGAAAGCCTATGTGCTCAGTTTTGATCTCAACAATATCGCAGCTGGCCTTAGAACGGATCTTACCCTGAATATGAGTTATCGGGATAGCACGAAAATTAGCGGTATCAGATGGAGAGCATGGCCTCTAGTACCTCCCCTCTCCAGACCTCCACAAACATTTTGCCAACCTGTTCTGTCAGGCATTGACTTTGATCCCTCCACTGGAGATATGAACATTTCCTTCATGGACCGATTTGGCCATCAGGTGGGTCGCGACAATTACGCACCTGTCAGTGGAAGCAGCATACTCCAACGCTTTTGGGGGAATGCTTTTGGTGACGTAATTCATGCCTGTTATAATGAAAGCACAGGAGGATGGGAACTAGAAGGATTTAATAGTTGCCCAGTTAATTTTACTTCGAATGCTAATCAAAGATTGCATATTCCTACCAGTATTTCAGGTAAGGGCGAATTTTTTGATGATCGAAGTGCGGATTTTGAACCGGAGAATGGTATGGGCGCGATTGCCACCATACCCGGCACCGGCCGCATGGTGAGTGTACATACAGATGTCATACCTAGTTCATCGGATTTTACTGATTCCGATGCGATAAATCATATTGATTCTGGCGGACTACTCTGGTATAATTTAGTGGATCCTGACAGAGGTAGCTGGTCGCAGTTTGCAACAATTTATAATAGTACTAGTGATTTAGGCACTATAGGAAAAGCAAATGGGCTGGGAGATCTCGAAGCGAACCTGGCTCCAGCTCCCATTCAGATCGGCAACCGGGTCTGGCTCGATGCCAATAACAATGGGGTGCAGGACCCCGGTGAATTACCCTTGGCGGGCGTGACTGTTACCCTCAAGGGACCAGGTCTGCCAGTAGGCGGCTCAACCGTAACGACCAATTCGCTGGGTGAATACTATTTCTCCAGTGGTAGCGGAACTCCGGCCACCGGATTCGCCTACAACCTCACTGGTTTAACTGGGGAAGGCTCCTACTCCCTTACCTTCCCAACCAGTGTCAGTACCGGAACTCTCTCACTCAGCCCAAAAACCAACGCAGCCACCGGTACAAATGCCGATAACATTGACACTGACCCTACTGCGGCAGGTTTGGTTACTTTCGTACTGGGGCAATCCGGGCAGAACAATTTCTCCTTCGATGCAGGCTTTATCCCCTGTTCGGTTTCCCTAACGGCTACACCCTCCGCCTGTAATACAGCCACCAATCAATATTCCGTAAGTGGCCTTGTGAGTTTGGTTAGTCCCGTAGCCGGTCTGCTTACTATCACCGATGGAGTCGTTAGTTCAACCGTCGCCGTGACCACCAGCACAACGGCGGTATCGTACACGTTGACAGGTTTACTATCCAATGCCAGTTCACACACGGTGACGGCCAGTCTTGCAGGATGCAGCAGCGATTCAGTCACCTATACCGCCCCGGCATCGTGCACCATAGCGCCGGTCTGCTCGATCACAGCGGTGGCTACGCCGGGGCTCTGCGCCACGGCCACCAACGCCTACTCAGCCACCGCTGTGGTGAGGCTGACCAACCCCACGCCCGGTGTGCTCACTGTCACCAACGGGGCTCAGAGTCTGACCTTCGCCACGACGGCTGTGAGCTCAGCCACCTTCACGGCCACCTTCAACGGCCTCGTCTCCGATGGGCAGAGCCATACCGTCACGGCCAGCTTGCCCGGTTGCTCCACCACCACGGCCACCTATACCGCCCCGGCATCGTGCACCTTAGCCCCGGTCTGCTCGATCACAGCGGTAGCTACGCCGGGGCTCTGCGCCACGGCTACCAATGCCTATTCAGCCACCGCTGTGGTCACCCTGATCAACCCCACACCCGGTGTGCTCACCGTCACCAACGGGGCCCAGAGTCTGACCACCACCATTGCCAGCGGACTCGACAGCTTCTCTTTCACGGCGGTCTTCAACGGCCTCATCTCCGATGGGCAGAGCCATACCGTGACGACCAGCCTACCCGGCTGTTCGACCACCACGGCCACCTATACCGCCCCGGCATCGTGCACCATAGCCCCGGTCTGCTCGATCACAGCGGTGGCTACGCCGGGGCTCTGCGCCACGGCCACCAACGCCTACTCAGCCACCGCTGTGGTGAGGCTGACCAACCCCACGCCCGGTGTGCTCACTGTCACCAACGGGGCTCAGAGTCTGACCTTCGCCACGACGGCTGTGAGCTCAGCCACCTTCACGGCGGTCTTCAACGGCCTCATCTCCGATGGGCAGAGCCATACCGTGACGACCAGCCTACCCGGCTGTTCGACCACCACGGCCACCTATACCGCCCCGGCATCGTGCACCATAGCCCCGGTCTGCTCGATCACAGCGGTGGCTACGCCGGGGCTCTGCGCCACGGCCACCAACGCCTACTCAGCCACCGCTGTGGTGAGGCTGACCAACCCCACGCCCGGTGTGCTCACTGTCACCAACGGGGCTCAGAGTCTGACCTTCGCCACGACGGCTGTGAGCTCAGCCACCTTCACGGCGGTCTTCAACGGCCTCATCTCCGATGGGCAGAGCCATACCGTGACGACCAGCCTACCCGGCTGTTCGACCACCACGGCCACCTATACCGCCCCGGCATCGTGCACCATAGCCCCGGTCTGCTCGATCACAGCGGTGGCTACGCCGGGGCTCTGCGCCACGGCCACCAACGCCTATTCGGCAACGGCCCTCGTCACCCTGACCAACCTCACACCCGGTGTGCTCACCGTCACCAACGGGGCTCAGAGTCTGACCTTCGCCACGACGGCTGTGAGCTCAGCCACCTTCACGGCGGTCTTCAATGGACTCGTCTCCGATGGGCAGAGCCATACCGTCACGGCTAGCCTGCCCGGCTGTTCGACCACCACGGCCACCTATACCGCCCCGGCATCGTGCACCTTAGCCCCGGTCTGCTCGATCACAGCGGTAGCTACGCCGGGGCTCTGCGCCACGGCCACCAACGCCTATTCGGCAACGGCCCTCGTCACCCTGACCAACCTCACACCCGGTGTGCTCACCGTCACCAACGGGGCCCAGAGTCTGACCTTCGTCACGACGGCTGTGAGCTCGGCTACCTTCACGGCGGTCTTCAATGGACTCGTCTCCGATGGGCAGAGCCAGACCGTCACGGCCAGCTTGCCCGGCTGTTCGACCACCACGGCCACCTATACCGCCCCGGCATCGTGCACCATAGCCCCTCCCTGCTCGATCACAGCGGTAGCTACGCCGGGGCTGTGCGCCACGGCTACCAACGCCTACTCGGCAACGGCCCTCGTCACCCTGACCAACCTCACACCCGGTGTGCTCACCGTCACCAACGGGGCCCAGAGTCTGACCTTCGCCACCACTGCTGTGAGCTCAGCTACCTTCACGGCGGTCTTCAATGGACTCGTCTCCGATGGGCAGAGCCAGACCGTCACGGCTAGCTTGCCCGGTTGCTCCACCACCACGGCCACCTATACCGCCCCGGCATCGTGCACCATAGCCCCGGTCTGCTCGATCACGGCGGTAGCTACGCCGGGGCTGTGCGCCACGGCTACCAATGCCTATTCAGCCACCGCTCTCGTCACCCTGATCAACCCCACACCCGGTGTGCTCACCGTCACCAACGGGGCCCAGAGTCTGACTTTCGTCACCACTGCTGTGAGCTCGGCCACCTTCACGGCCACCTTCAACGGCCTCGTCTCCGATGGCCAGAGTCATACCCTGACGGCTAGCTTGCCCGGTTGCTCCACCACGACCACCTATACCGCCCCGGAATCGTGCTCGTTGACACCAACAGCGGGCTTAGGTGACTTCGTCTGGAGTGATACCAACAAGGATGGCATCCAGGATGCGGGTGAGTCGGGTATGCCGGGAGTTGTGGCTACCCTGTTCATCAATGGGGTCAGCTCAGGGACCACCCTGACCAATGCCACTGGCTTCTACTCCTTCACCGGACTCACACCCGGATCGAGTCTCTCCTACTCGGTGGGCTTCACCGCCCCCAACGGCTACACCGCTACGCTGGCCAATGTGGGTGATGATACTAAGGATTCGGATGCTGACCTTATTACCGGGAAAACTCAGGCCATCACCCTGACCGCGGGTGAGTTCAATCCCACCCTGGATGCGGGCTTCGTGACGGCACAGGCCGGACTGGGTGACTTCGTCTGGAGTGATACCAACAAGAATGGTAGTCAGGATGCGGGCGAAGCCCCCATCCCCAACGTAGTGGCGACCCTGTTCATCAATGGAGTCAGCTCGGCCACCACCCTGACCAATGCCACCGGCTTCTACTCCTTCACCGGACTCACACCCGGATCGAGTCTCTCCTACTCGGTGGGCTTCACCGCTCCCAACGGCTACACCGCTACGGTGCAGAATCTGGGTAGCGATGACACCAAGGACAGTGATGCGAACCCCGCCACGGGTCGGACCCAGGCCATCACCCTGACCGCGGGTGAGTTCAATCCGACTCTGGATGCGGGCTTCTATGCCACCAGCCCCGAGCTCAGAGTGGACAAACGGGTCGATAAGTTGAAAGCTAGTGTTGGGGATGTGCTATCTTTCAGCGTTGTGCTCTCGAATATTGGCTCCGTTGCGGCCACCAATGTGCTGGTCAGCGATTCTGCTTCCACTGGCCTGAGCTACGTGCTCAACTCGGCCACTGTTCCCGTGGGCACTACTTTTACCCAGGGTACGCCAACTAGTCTGTGGACAGTCGCCAGCCTCAATCCGGGCCAGAGCCTCACGCTTACTTTCCAGGCCAAAGCTGATACTAGTGGTATCCTCCGCAACAGGGCCGTTATCCCCGGTGATACGGCTACGGTCTGCACAACTATTCCTGTGAAGGTATGTGCAGGAGAAACGTATACCTTCCGGCTAACCGCTCCTGCCGGTAGGTCTATCTATCAGTGGTTCAAAGATGGTATCCTGATCCAGGGTCAAACTACGAATGTCCTCAATGTGACGACACCTGGTAGTTTTAGTCTCTCGACCGACAATACTGTGGGCAGTTGTACTGATTTCAGTTGTTGCCCCTTTATCGTCGAAGAAGATCCATCACCGGCTTTCCAGGCACTGGCTACTCCGGTCACTTGTATCAAAGGTGTGGCTCAGGCGAATGGACAAATCAACCTAAGTGGATTCAATTCGACTCATACTTACCAGTATTCAGCCGGATCGAGCTTCAATTCAGCCGCTTCGCTATCCGGTACTCCCAAGGTAATTCCTGTGGACGGATTGATTGTAAATAATTTGCCGAATCCAGTATCGGATGCGTTCTATACAGTTCGAGTGTACAATACGGCAGGTTGTTTTGCCGATGTGACAGTAGCGTTACGGCCAACCGTATGTGATTGTCCAACTCAATCTTGTACACCACTGATTATCAGCCGAACCAAAAAAGCAAAGCGCATCGGTGAGTAA
- a CDS encoding DUF11 domain-containing protein, producing MAFQKKYRLIILLISLLASWTNRAEAQSGGGSLAISKQVSRSKVSVGDTLTYTLIVSNSGTIPATNLVVRDSGSVGLRYLPESARIPTGSNFTPGMPISSWQVPSVGAGQSLTLTFRSVADSSGIFYNQATIPGDTATTCTTVPIKVCAGDDFLFRLTVPAGRSSYRWFRNGIELAGQTTNLLEITTPGSYSVSVDDVTGKCPDFSQCPFIIEEDPLPTFQAKAIPATCTANTIQANGQIVLTNFNPAYTYQYAAGPSFSAGLSLSGNPQPIPSTGILADNLPSPVANTPYTVRVYNTAGCYTDQTVTLQPATCCMTAVVSAGNCQTATNTYTSTVIITLSNPTTGTLTVTDGAVIRTLATTSGTSSLTAVFADLPSDASTHTIMVSLPGCSSLTSTYTAPASCTSIQACVAPTFSAKAVGVTCIGNALQSNGQIILSDFNPAYTYQYSAGASFDPAASLSGAAQTVPPGGLIVNNLVNPATDQFYTVRVYNELGCSTDVTVVLRPTVCGCPPDQCVPFVITQTQRGKRIGG from the coding sequence ATGGCTTTTCAAAAAAAATACAGGCTTATTATTCTATTGATAAGCCTGTTAGCAAGCTGGACAAATCGTGCAGAGGCTCAATCTGGCGGAGGGTCATTAGCGATCAGTAAACAGGTTAGCCGATCGAAAGTAAGTGTTGGCGATACGCTTACGTATACGCTCATAGTAAGCAACAGCGGCACGATACCGGCAACAAATCTTGTAGTGCGAGATTCGGGCAGTGTAGGTTTGCGCTATCTTCCTGAGTCTGCCCGTATTCCAACCGGAAGTAATTTTACGCCGGGAATGCCCATTAGTTCCTGGCAAGTACCTTCAGTAGGGGCTGGACAAAGTTTGACCTTAACCTTTAGAAGCGTAGCTGATAGCTCGGGCATTTTTTACAATCAGGCGACAATACCGGGCGATACAGCAACTACCTGCACAACTGTTCCGATTAAAGTATGTGCGGGTGATGATTTTCTGTTCAGATTGACTGTTCCGGCTGGTAGAAGCAGTTATCGCTGGTTCAGGAACGGCATCGAGCTAGCGGGCCAGACTACGAACCTGTTAGAGATAACGACTCCTGGGAGTTATAGCGTTTCGGTTGATGATGTAACAGGAAAATGTCCTGATTTTTCTCAATGTCCCTTTATCATTGAAGAAGATCCATTGCCGACTTTTCAAGCCAAGGCAATACCCGCAACTTGCACTGCAAATACGATTCAGGCGAATGGGCAGATTGTATTAACGAATTTCAATCCAGCGTATACCTATCAATACGCAGCAGGGCCGAGTTTCAGCGCCGGACTTTCTCTTTCCGGAAACCCTCAGCCAATACCTTCAACTGGAATCCTGGCGGATAACCTGCCCAGCCCCGTTGCCAATACACCCTATACCGTACGGGTCTACAATACCGCGGGTTGCTATACGGATCAAACCGTAACTCTGCAACCAGCGACATGCTGTATGACCGCTGTTGTATCAGCGGGTAATTGTCAGACAGCAACCAATACCTACACTTCCACCGTCATTATCACATTAAGTAATCCCACAACAGGCACTCTGACGGTTACGGATGGAGCAGTTATCCGAACGTTAGCTACAACTTCGGGAACCAGCAGCCTAACCGCTGTCTTCGCCGATTTACCCTCCGATGCAAGTACACATACCATTATGGTAAGTTTGCCTGGCTGTTCTTCACTAACCAGTACCTATACTGCCCCGGCTTCGTGTACATCCATTCAGGCTTGTGTTGCGCCCACATTCAGTGCCAAGGCTGTAGGTGTTACCTGCATCGGTAATGCATTACAGAGCAATGGACAAATCATTTTGAGTGACTTTAATCCTGCTTATACTTACCAATATTCGGCCGGAGCCAGCTTTGACCCGGCTGCGTCACTTTCGGGCGCAGCCCAAACTGTTCCACCAGGTGGATTGATTGTGAATAATCTGGTGAATCCAGCAACAGACCAGTTCTATACAGTACGGGTTTATAATGAATTAGGTTGTTCTACCGATGTAACGGTGGTTTTGCGGCCAACTGTCTGTGGATGTCCACCCGACCAATGTGTACCCTTTGTTATTACTCAGACCCAGCGAGGAAAACGAATTGGCGGTTAA